The Musa acuminata AAA Group cultivar baxijiao chromosome BXJ2-2, Cavendish_Baxijiao_AAA, whole genome shotgun sequence genome has a segment encoding these proteins:
- the LOC135605593 gene encoding protein indeterminate-domain 7-like — protein sequence MFLSSSSAAAAASNSTSISEEASVSSETRFHVGFSSSLAPSSPHHQPQQPPPKTRKKRSQPGNPDPDAEVVALSPNTLMATNRFICEICNKGFQRDQNLQLHRRGHNLPWKLRQRSSKEVARKRVYVCPEPSCVHHHPSRALGDLTGIKKHFSRKHGEKRWKCDKCSKRYAVHSDWKAHVKTCGTKEYRCDCGTLFSRKDSFITHRAFCDALAEESARLMSAAVTTSPPLHQPLFLPFSSWHPTTSSNPNLILNPSHDPDIGALQIEPAENDLPSLVHHLPTGTSTSAHLSATALLQRASTMGAMSFTNTVSGQGYDGMMVGDVAAFPMWQNGHRLTRDFLGVAAGEAGDDDDDLLLDLVTASSCAPMGDPTKQLSGFPPVTGPWD from the exons ATgttcttatcatcatcatcagcagcagcagcagcctccAATTCCACCTCCATCTCCGAAGAAGCTAGTGTTTCCTCCGAGACAAGATTTCATGTCGGCTTCAGCTCTTCGCTTGCACCCTCATCCCCTCACCACCAACCACAGCAGCCACCACCTAAGACCAGGAAGAAGAGAAGCCAACCGGGGAACCCAG ACCCCGATGCCGAGGTTGTAGCCTTGTCACCCAACACGCTGATGGCCACCAACAGATTTATCTGCGAGATATGTAACAAGGGTTTCCAGAGAGACCAGAACCTGCAGCTCCACAGGAGGGGCCACAATCTGCCATGGAAGCTGAGGCAGAGAAGCAGCAAGGAAGTGGCAAGGAAGAGGGTGTACGTTTGCCCGGAGCCATCTTGCGTGCACCACCATCCTTCCCGGGCGCTCGGTGACCTGACAGGGATCAAGAAGCACTTCTCCAGGAAGCATGGAGAGAAGAGGTGGAAGTGTGACAAGTGTTCCAAACGATACGCCGTGCACTCAGACTGGAAAGCCCATGTGAAGACCTGCGGAACCAAGGAATATAGATGTGATTGTGGCACCCTTTTCTCCAG GAAGGACAGCTTCATCACCCACAGAGCCTTCTGTGATGCCTTGGCAGAAGAAAGCGCAAGACTCATGTCCGCCGCTGTCACCACGTCACCTCCGCTCCACCAAcccctcttcctccccttctcctcctggcACCCGACGACGAGTTCTAACCCTAACTTGATCCTTAACCCTAGCCATGACCCTGACATCGGAGCATTGCAAATCGAACCAGCTGAAAACGATCTCCCTTCCCTCGTTCACCACCTTCCCACCGGAACCAGCACCTCGGCCCACCTCTCAGCCACTGCACTTCTCCAGAGGGCCTCCACCATGGGCGCTATGAGCTTCACCAACACCGTCAGCGGCCAAGGTTACGATGGCATGATGGTCGGCGACGTCGCTGCCTTTCCAATGTGGCAGAACGGCCATCGCTTGACGAGGGACTTCCTCGGTGTGGCGGCCGGCGAGGCtggggacgacgacgacgacctacTCCTGGATCTGGTGACCGCCTCCTCCTGTGCTCCCATGGGTGACCCAACCAAGCAGCTCTCCGGGTTCCCTCCGGTGACCGGGCCGTGGGATTGA
- the LOC135605594 gene encoding stem-specific protein TSJT1-like yields the protein MLAVFDRKVAKCPEGLRSPGAEGGDGGRSMLDHFLAARAGAVAINLGSSGGLAYTSKKQTPLLPRLFAVVDDIFCLFQGHIQNITSLKQQYGLGKTANEVIIVIEAYKTLRDRGPFPASQVLRDLNGKFAFILFDSSSNTTFMASDADGSVPFFWGADAQDHLVLSDDADIVKKGCGKSFAPFPKGCFFTTSGGLQSFEHPMNELKPMPRVDSQGQVCGATYNVDYMAKKDAGMPRVGSSANWSSQF from the exons ATGTTGGCGGTGTTCGATCGGAAGGTCGCGAAGTGCCCGGAGGGGCTAAGGAGCCCCGGGGCGGAGGGGGGCGACGGGGGACGCAGCATGTTGGATCACTTCCTGGCGGCGCGAGCGGGGGCGGTGGCCATCAACCTTGGCTCTTCTGGGGGCTTGGCTTACACGTCGAAGAAGCAGACTCCTCTGCTTCCGAG ATTATTCGCTGTGgtggatgatatattttgcttATTCCAAGGGCATATCCAGAATATAACTTCTCTCAAGCAACAGTATGGATTAGGCAAGACTGCTAATGAAGTAATTATTGTCATTGAGGCGTATAAAACACTGAGAGATAGAGGACCATTCCCTGCAAGTCAAGTTCTGAGAGATCTAAATGGAAAATTTGCTTTCATTCTGTTTGATAGCTCATCAAACACTACCTTCATGGCCAGC GATGCTGATGGGAGTGTTCCCTTCTTCTGGGGAGCTGATGCACAAGACCATCTTGTACTTTCCGATGATGCGGACATTGTCAAGAAGGGTTGTGGAAAATCATTTGCACCTTTTCCTAAAG GCTGCTTCTTTACGACATCTGGGGGATTGCAGAGTTTTGAGCATCCTATGAACGAACTTAAGCCGATGCCAAGAGTTGACAGCCAAGGCCAGGTCTGTGGTGCTACGTACAACGTTGACTACATGGCTAAGAAGGATGCCGGGATGCCCAGAGTCGGCAGTTCTGCAAATTGGTCTTCCCAATTTTAA
- the LOC135605595 gene encoding beta-carotene isomerase D27, chloroplastic-like encodes MALGHRMPPRKLLSSVVEARVQTEKQMVAATEKTTYKDNWFDRLAIRYLSRSIQATTGISNNKEGYESLVEAAIMICKKVDAKAQQDLVIQSLHSALPVIILTMIKILLPQSTFTREIFAAFTTLFFPWLVGPCQVRKSEVKGKTEKNVVYIPKCRFLESTNCVGMCTNLCKVPSQKFIQDSLGMPVYMVPNFEDLSCEMVFGQQPPLHDPTLKQPCYHKSCNGIDPSTLTGKRIPPLTSSNYDLI; translated from the exons ATGGCGTTAGGCCATCGGATGCCACCCCGAAAGCTCCTGTCTTCTGTAGTTGAAGCGAGGGTGCAGACCGAGAAGCAGATGGTGGCAGCCACAGAGAAGACGACGTACAAAGACAACTGGTTCGACCGACTTGCCATTCGCTACCTTTCAAGATCTATTCAAGCCACCACAG GCATAAGCAACAACAAGGAAGGATATGAGAGCTTGGTTGAGGCAGCAATCATGATCTGCAAGAAAGTTGATGCCAAAGCACAGCAGGATCTGGTGATCCAATCTCTCCACAGCGCCCTTCCAGTGATCATATTAACAATG ATAAAGATCTTACTTCCACAGTCAACATTCACAAGAGAGATCTTTGCAGCCTTCACCACTCTGTTCTTCCCTTGGCTGGTTGGCCCTTGCCAG GTCAGGAAATCAGAAGTCAAAGGAAAGACGGAGAAGAATGTGGTGTACATCCCTAAATGCAG GTTTCTGGAGAGCACCAACTGTGTAGGGATGTGCACAAACTTGTGCAAGGTCCCCTCCCAGAAGTTCATCCAGGATTCACTCGGCATGCCTGTCTACATGGTTCCAA ATTTTGAAGACCTGAGCTGCGAGATGGTCTTTGGTCAGCAACCTCCTCTTCATGACCCCACGTTGAAGCAACCATGCTACCACAAGTCCTGTAATGGCATCGATCCCAGCACGTTGACAGGCAAAAGAATTCCACCCTTGACTTCTTCTAACTACGATCTTATTTGA
- the LOC135605596 gene encoding uncharacterized protein LOC135605596, translating into MNAWAATVLSMRGEDDDGVVLQLVSGTPNLSFEVEESKDGSNLHFRFNCSADSNEGQGMKLLKEDIGAGMRSLYFKVLGIMSMSVVAASIHHSYHQPETLKLEPEHNVAS; encoded by the exons ATGAACGCTTGGGCTGCGACG GTTCTAAGTATGAGAGGCGAAGATGATGACGGTGTCGTGTTACAGCTGGTCTCTGGTACCCCAAACCTGTCATTTGAG GTGGAGGAAAGTAAAGATGGAAGTAATCTGCACTTTCGATTTAATTGTTCAGCTGACAGCAATGAGGGTCAAGGAATGAAGCTCTTGAAAGAAGATATAGGAGCAGGAATGCGGTCGCTCTACTTCAAAGTTCTCGGCATAATGTCAATGTCTGTTGTTGCTGCTTCTATCCACCACTCCTACCACCAACCTGAGACCCTCAAACTCGAGCCAGAGCACAATGTGGCTTCATAG